In a genomic window of Flavobacterium sp. KACC 22761:
- a CDS encoding 2-oxoglutarate dehydrogenase E1 component, with product MDRFSFLNAAHTEFFAQLYDQYLVNPDSVEPSWRSFFQGFDFGMTTYNDENPVQTIVEYVTSDNTDYSQVSEKLKKEFNVLKLIDGYRTRGHLFTKTNPVRDRRQSSPTLDIENFGLSSADLSTVFDAAQTIGMAPSSLQDIVNRLKAIYCQHIGIEYMYIRNPGVVKWIQDKLAVNVNQPTFSTEEKKTILNKLNEAVSFENFLHTKYVGQKRFSLEGGESIIPALDALIEQAAEKGVEQFVMGMAHRGRLNVLANIFGKSTQDIFGEFDGKDYDQEYFDGDVKYHLGLTADRKTRSGKSININLAPNPSHLETVGAVIEGITRAKQDKYYADDFSKVLPIAVHGDAAIAGQGILYEIIQMAQLDGYKTGGTIHIVINNQVGFTTNYLDARSSTYCTDVAKVTLSPVLHVNADDAEAVVHAVSFALDYRMQFGRDVFIDLLGYRKYGHNEGDEPRFTQPVLYKIIAKHKNPRDIYAEKLLSDGVIDASYVNGLEKQYKSKLEENLEASRKKDLTIITPFMKNEWEGFVQVTDTQMLQKVDTTFDKKGLDSIINTISTLPADKKFISKITKIVTDRKTGYDNNTVDWGTAEALAYGSLLTEGFDVRISGQDVERGTFSHRHAVVKVEDSEEEVILLNGIENKKGRFGVFNSLLSEYGVLGFDYGYALANPKALTIWEAQFGDFSNGAQIMIDQYISCGEDKWNNQNGIVLLLPHGYEGQGAEHSSARMERYLQLCARHNMYVADCTTPANFFHLLRRQMKTNFRKPLVVFSPKSLLRDPRCVSTVDEIANGSFQETIDDNAIDKKKVKTLVFCTGKFYYDIVAERENNGRNDVAVVRIEQLFPFPVEQIKEIIAKYPNADDYVWAQEEPKNMGAYSFMLMNFDLVKWRLASLKAYSAPASGSYTRAKRRHADAIRMVFDKNLFR from the coding sequence ATGGATAGGTTTTCATTTTTAAACGCAGCGCATACCGAGTTTTTTGCACAATTATACGATCAATATTTAGTTAACCCAGACAGCGTTGAGCCTAGCTGGAGAAGTTTTTTCCAAGGTTTTGACTTTGGAATGACAACTTATAATGACGAAAATCCTGTGCAAACAATTGTTGAGTACGTGACAAGCGACAACACAGATTACAGTCAGGTTTCAGAAAAACTAAAGAAAGAATTCAACGTTTTAAAATTAATTGACGGATACCGTACGCGCGGGCATTTATTCACGAAAACAAATCCTGTTCGTGACCGCAGACAATCTTCGCCAACTTTAGACATCGAAAACTTCGGTTTATCGTCAGCTGATCTTTCAACAGTTTTTGATGCTGCTCAGACAATCGGAATGGCACCTTCTTCTCTACAAGATATCGTAAACCGTTTAAAAGCTATTTACTGCCAACATATTGGTATTGAATATATGTATATCAGAAATCCTGGCGTTGTAAAATGGATTCAAGACAAGTTAGCTGTAAATGTTAATCAGCCTACTTTTTCTACTGAAGAAAAGAAAACAATCTTAAATAAATTAAACGAAGCTGTTTCTTTTGAAAACTTTCTTCACACTAAATATGTGGGACAAAAACGTTTCTCATTAGAAGGTGGAGAATCGATCATTCCAGCTTTAGATGCTTTGATCGAACAAGCTGCTGAAAAAGGTGTTGAACAATTCGTAATGGGAATGGCGCACCGTGGTCGTTTGAACGTTTTGGCAAACATCTTCGGAAAATCAACTCAAGATATCTTTGGTGAGTTTGACGGTAAAGATTACGATCAAGAATATTTTGACGGTGACGTAAAATACCATTTAGGTCTTACTGCTGACAGAAAAACGAGATCTGGAAAAAGCATCAACATCAATTTGGCACCAAACCCTTCTCACTTAGAAACAGTTGGAGCTGTAATTGAAGGTATCACAAGAGCGAAACAAGACAAATATTATGCTGATGATTTCTCTAAAGTATTGCCAATCGCGGTACACGGAGATGCTGCAATTGCAGGTCAAGGTATTTTATATGAAATTATTCAAATGGCGCAACTTGATGGCTACAAAACTGGAGGAACAATCCACATTGTAATCAACAACCAAGTTGGATTTACGACTAACTATTTAGACGCTCGTTCATCAACTTATTGTACAGACGTTGCTAAAGTAACTTTATCTCCAGTATTGCATGTAAATGCTGACGATGCTGAGGCTGTTGTTCACGCTGTATCTTTTGCATTAGACTACAGAATGCAGTTTGGACGTGACGTATTTATCGACTTATTAGGATATAGAAAATACGGTCACAACGAAGGTGATGAACCTCGTTTCACGCAACCCGTTTTATACAAAATCATCGCTAAACACAAAAACCCAAGAGACATTTATGCTGAGAAATTACTTTCTGACGGTGTAATTGATGCTTCTTATGTGAATGGCTTAGAAAAACAATACAAATCTAAATTAGAAGAAAACTTAGAAGCTTCTCGTAAAAAAGATTTGACGATCATTACGCCATTCATGAAAAACGAATGGGAAGGATTTGTTCAGGTAACTGATACACAAATGCTTCAAAAAGTAGATACTACTTTTGACAAAAAAGGTTTGGATTCTATCATCAACACGATCTCAACGTTGCCAGCTGATAAAAAATTCATCAGCAAAATAACCAAAATCGTTACCGATAGAAAAACTGGATACGACAACAATACAGTTGATTGGGGAACTGCAGAAGCACTAGCTTACGGTTCACTTTTAACTGAAGGATTTGATGTTCGTATTTCTGGACAAGACGTAGAAAGAGGAACTTTCTCGCACCGTCATGCTGTAGTTAAAGTAGAAGATTCTGAAGAAGAAGTAATCTTATTAAACGGTATTGAGAACAAAAAAGGAAGATTTGGCGTTTTCAACTCGCTTTTATCTGAATATGGTGTTCTTGGTTTTGATTACGGATATGCTTTAGCAAATCCAAAAGCCTTAACCATCTGGGAAGCACAATTTGGAGATTTCTCTAATGGTGCTCAAATTATGATTGACCAATATATTTCTTGTGGAGAAGACAAATGGAACAACCAAAATGGTATTGTTTTATTATTGCCACACGGATATGAAGGACAAGGTGCAGAACACTCTTCTGCAAGAATGGAGCGTTACTTACAACTTTGCGCAAGACATAATATGTATGTCGCAGATTGTACAACGCCAGCTAACTTCTTCCACTTGTTGAGAAGACAAATGAAAACGAATTTCCGTAAACCATTGGTTGTTTTCTCTCCAAAAAGTTTATTGCGTGATCCAAGATGTGTATCTACAGTGGATGAAATCGCAAACGGAAGTTTCCAAGAAACCATTGATGACAATGCAATAGATAAAAAGAAAGTAAAAACTTTAGTTTTCTGTACAGGTAAATTCTACTATGATATCGTGGCTGAAAGAGAAAACAACGGAAGAAATGACGTTGCAGTGGTTCGTATCGAGCAATTATTCCCTTTCCCAGTTGAGCAGATTAAAGAAATCATCGCTAAATATCCAAATGCAGATGATTATGTTTGGGCACAAGAAGAGCCTAAAAACATGGGAGCTTACAGCTTTATGTTAATGAACTTTGATCTTGTAAAATGGAGATTGGCTTCATTAAAAGCATATTCTGCTCCTGCATCAGGAAGTTACACACGTGCAAAACGCCGTCACGCAGATGCAATTAGAATGGTATTCGATAAAAATTTATTTAGATAA
- a CDS encoding TolC family protein codes for MKKIIVILLCSLGLSANAQVTLTLKDALVYALQNKAEAKKAKLEVENSEYKIQEIRSRALPQISANGNLTHNPIIQTTVIDGAGFGQPGTTIQAAFGQKWTSNAGLSLTQAIFDQSVFTGLRAAKSTREFYQINDQLTEEQVIERVANNYYSVYVQRERLKLLDSTYLNTTKVHDIVKGQFDNGLAKKIDLDRIIVKLSNIDTDRQQVKNQIELQENALKFYMGMPIETQIIIPKEEFEAVPASLTEVPNVENRTEYLLLKKQEELLVFNKKAVEAGYYPTLSLTAGYNYIGQGPQFPWFAKPSDGVYWSDYAAIGLNLHVPIFTGFGTRAKVRQADIEIRSLQEDIKDTKLSLDLDYRNAMAQIDNNMVTIQNQQENMRLAREILSNTKNNYLQGLASLTDLLDAENAHQEAQNNYTRAVLNYKIAEVALIKSKGELKTLIK; via the coding sequence ATGAAAAAAATCATTGTAATACTTTTGTGCTCTCTTGGCCTTTCGGCTAATGCGCAAGTCACACTAACCTTAAAAGACGCGCTTGTTTATGCGCTTCAAAATAAAGCTGAAGCTAAAAAGGCAAAATTAGAGGTTGAAAATAGCGAATATAAAATTCAAGAAATACGTTCTAGAGCCCTGCCTCAAATTTCTGCAAACGGAAACTTAACTCATAATCCAATAATTCAAACAACGGTTATTGATGGAGCCGGTTTTGGTCAGCCAGGAACTACTATTCAGGCTGCTTTTGGTCAAAAATGGACTTCAAACGCAGGACTTTCATTGACTCAGGCAATATTTGATCAATCTGTCTTTACAGGTTTAAGAGCTGCAAAATCTACTCGTGAATTTTATCAAATCAACGATCAATTAACAGAGGAACAAGTTATTGAAAGAGTAGCAAATAACTATTATTCGGTTTATGTACAGCGTGAAAGATTAAAATTGTTGGATAGTACTTATCTTAATACAACAAAAGTTCACGATATCGTAAAAGGACAATTTGACAATGGTTTAGCCAAGAAAATTGATTTAGACCGTATAATTGTAAAATTGTCAAACATTGATACAGATCGCCAACAAGTTAAAAACCAAATTGAATTACAAGAAAATGCTTTGAAGTTTTATATGGGAATGCCAATTGAAACTCAAATTATTATCCCAAAAGAAGAATTTGAGGCTGTTCCTGCATCATTAACTGAGGTTCCAAATGTAGAAAACAGAACAGAATATCTGCTTTTGAAAAAACAAGAAGAACTTTTGGTATTCAATAAAAAAGCTGTTGAAGCAGGATATTACCCAACACTTTCGTTAACTGCTGGTTACAATTATATTGGTCAAGGGCCACAATTTCCTTGGTTTGCAAAACCTTCAGATGGCGTTTATTGGTCAGATTACGCTGCTATCGGATTAAATTTACACGTACCAATTTTTACAGGATTTGGAACTCGTGCTAAAGTAAGACAAGCCGATATAGAAATTAGATCACTTCAGGAAGATATCAAAGACACTAAACTTTCTCTTGATCTGGATTATAGAAATGCAATGGCGCAAATCGATAACAACATGGTAACCATCCAGAACCAACAAGAAAATATGCGTTTGGCTCGTGAAATTTTGAGCAATACAAAAAACAATTATCTGCAAGGTTTAGCATCTTTAACCGATTTATTGGATGCTGAAAATGCACATCAGGAAGCTCAAAATAATTACACAAGAGCTGTTTTAAATTATAAAATTGCCGAAGTGGCATTAATCAAATCAAAAGGCGAACTAAAAACTCTTATTAAATAA
- a CDS encoding TetR/AcrR family transcriptional regulator, producing MKEKIISKASELFLKLGFKSVTMDDIAGEMCISKKTIYKYFCNKEVLIEESTSMVHRQVHEIMDTIIAKNYNAIQENFEIREMFRDMFKNNIDTSPIYQLKKHYPEIYQNILSFEIDQCTQCFRDNIEKGIREGLYRSDLNVEVYVKFYYTLVFHINENTVSESEAQRIELEALEYHTRAMATPKGIEELEKQLKKLTA from the coding sequence ATGAAAGAGAAAATTATATCAAAAGCTAGTGAATTGTTTTTGAAACTCGGTTTTAAAAGTGTCACCATGGATGATATTGCAGGGGAGATGTGTATTTCAAAAAAAACGATTTATAAATATTTCTGCAATAAGGAAGTTTTAATCGAAGAAAGCACTTCGATGGTCCACAGGCAGGTTCACGAAATCATGGATACCATTATCGCAAAGAATTATAATGCGATTCAGGAGAATTTTGAGATTAGAGAAATGTTTCGTGATATGTTTAAAAACAACATTGATACGTCGCCTATTTATCAATTAAAAAAACATTATCCAGAGATCTATCAAAACATTTTATCCTTTGAAATCGATCAGTGCACGCAATGTTTTAGAGATAATATCGAAAAAGGAATTCGCGAAGGCCTTTACAGAAGTGATTTAAATGTAGAGGTTTACGTTAAATTTTACTACACTCTGGTTTTCCATATCAACGAAAATACTGTTTCTGAAAGCGAAGCGCAAAGAATAGAATTAGAAGCACTAGAATATCACACCAGAGCGATGGCAACTCCAAAGGGAATAGAAGAATTAGAAAAACAACTTAAGAAACTTACCGCTTAA
- a CDS encoding YceI family protein, whose product MKTTWTLDSTQSDVLIKMRHSKIAYLGGITNKFGGYVDIEDNEIEDASVEFSLDINNKNESFQRIDSHLQLQDFFDEDEHPIISFKSTSFQRVNNNINFFKGDLTIKDVTRVVELDAEFIGMNTYNGEKKVAFEIKGNIKRQDFGLDYDSFNHQNGEALGKDIKLIANLEFSI is encoded by the coding sequence ATGAAAACAACATGGACTTTAGATTCGACACAATCAGATGTTTTAATAAAAATGAGACATTCTAAAATTGCCTATTTAGGAGGCATTACCAATAAATTTGGAGGTTATGTGGATATTGAAGATAATGAAATTGAAGACGCATCGGTTGAGTTTTCATTGGATATAAACAATAAAAATGAAAGCTTCCAGCGTATAGATTCGCATTTGCAGCTTCAGGATTTCTTTGACGAAGACGAGCATCCTATTATCAGTTTTAAATCGACTTCATTTCAAAGAGTAAACAATAACATCAACTTCTTTAAAGGTGATCTAACCATAAAAGATGTGACTAGAGTGGTTGAATTGGATGCTGAATTCATCGGTATGAATACTTACAATGGAGAGAAAAAAGTAGCTTTTGAGATTAAAGGAAATATTAAACGTCAGGATTTTGGTCTTGATTATGATTCTTTCAATCATCAGAATGGTGAAGCACTTGGAAAAGATATTAAATTAATTGCAAATTTAGAATTTAGCATATAA
- a CDS encoding polyprenyl synthetase family protein has protein sequence MHDISQYQDFFISYLKKQSIQKEPKNLYEPIEYILGLGGKRMRPVLTLMASEVFDTDYTIALPAAMAVEVFHNFSLVHDDIMDDAPLRRGEETVHEKWNINTGILSGDAMLILAYQYFEQYEPAVFRDLAKLFSKTALEVCEGQQWDVDFEERNDVTIPEYLKMIEYKTAVLVAAAMKMGAIVAKTSEKEADLIYDFGLNLGLAFQLQDDYLDAFGDPETFGKQVGGDIIENKKTYLYLKALEFSTPEKATELQKLFTSQLDENSEKIETAKAIFNESGASKATQDAIEMYTFKAFETLEKMDINAEKKNILRTFGENLMGRKV, from the coding sequence ATGCACGATATTAGTCAGTACCAAGATTTTTTTATTAGTTACTTAAAAAAACAAAGCATACAAAAAGAACCGAAGAACCTTTATGAGCCTATCGAATATATTTTAGGACTTGGCGGAAAACGCATGCGCCCGGTGCTTACTTTAATGGCTTCGGAGGTTTTTGATACTGATTATACGATCGCTCTACCGGCTGCAATGGCAGTAGAAGTTTTTCATAATTTCTCACTTGTTCACGATGACATTATGGATGATGCGCCTTTGCGAAGAGGCGAAGAAACAGTGCATGAAAAATGGAATATCAACACTGGAATTTTGTCTGGCGATGCCATGCTGATTCTCGCTTATCAATATTTTGAACAATACGAGCCAGCAGTTTTTAGAGATTTGGCCAAATTATTCAGCAAAACTGCACTTGAGGTTTGCGAAGGCCAACAGTGGGATGTTGATTTTGAAGAAAGAAACGATGTTACTATTCCGGAATATCTAAAAATGATCGAATACAAAACAGCCGTTTTAGTTGCCGCTGCAATGAAAATGGGTGCAATTGTAGCCAAAACGTCAGAAAAAGAAGCTGACTTAATTTATGATTTCGGATTGAATTTAGGATTGGCTTTTCAACTTCAAGATGATTACCTAGACGCTTTTGGAGATCCAGAAACTTTTGGGAAACAAGTTGGTGGCGATATTATCGAAAACAAAAAAACCTATTTATATTTAAAAGCCTTAGAATTTTCAACTCCTGAAAAAGCAACCGAATTACAAAAATTATTCACTTCGCAATTGGATGAAAATTCAGAAAAAATCGAGACTGCAAAAGCTATTTTTAACGAATCAGGCGCTTCAAAAGCAACGCAAGATGCAATAGAAATGTACACTTTTAAAGCTTTTGAAACTTTAGAAAAAATGGATATTAATGCTGAAAAGAAAAATATCCTGAGAACGTTTGGAGAAAACTTAATGGGTCGAAAAGTTTAA